The DNA region CTTTGATAGTCCCTGACGTCAGCCTTTATCAGCTTCGCCCCTGGTGGGACGTTCTCCTCCTTCCCGGTGTGGAGGTTGTCGATCACTATGACCTCGTTGTCCCTGACGAGCTCTTCAGCTATGTGGGAGCCTATAAAGCCTGCCCCCCCGGTTACAACTATTAGCTTGTTCCTCAGCATGAAACCACTGGATTACATCGGCTTAAAAATACTTCCTCTTCTTGACCATGTCCAGTACCAGGGCTTTGTCAGCCTTCCCCTCGGCGTTTTGGAGGATGTAAACGACGTCAGCTATTATGAGAGCGGCCTTCTCCATGATGTCCTTGCTCTTGTTCCAGGGCATGGCGTACCTGAACTCAAGTATATCTGCCAGATCATCCAGGGACAGCTCGAGCACAACCTCCCCCTTTGGTCTGGCCCTAAAGACTACGCTCTTTCCAGACAGTACGGGCTCAACTTCCGGCATGGCGTTCCCCCGACTATTTGGAGGTCAAAGGTTTTATCCTTTTCGCGATCGGAGCAAGTATGCGCCGCCTGTAAACAACATAATGTCAACTTCGAAACCGTTATAAACCTCTTCTTGACTTAAACATGGGTAAGGAGCCATGCCGAGCTACATCGTTGTTGGCGGCCAATGGGGTGACGAGGGAAAGGGTTCCATTATAGCTTACCTCGCCCTGAGGGATGAGCCCGACATTATAGCGCGCGGCGGCGTGGGGACAAACGCGGGCCACAGCGTTTTTATAAACGGCAAGAAGTACGCGGTAAGACAGCTTCCGACGGGTTTCATGCAGACGAAGGCGAGGCTTTTAGTTGGCGCAGGCGTTCTGGTTGATCCCGGAGTGTTTTTCCACGAGCTCGAAGCGCTCAGGGACTTCAAAGTTGCCGAGAGGGCCGGCGTTGACGCCCGCTGTGCGATAATCGAGGAGAAGCATAAAGAACTCGACAGGACGAGCGACTACCTCCACGATAAGATAGGAACAACGGGAAGCGGCTGCGGGCCAGCGAACGCGGACAGGGTCATGAGGAGGGCAAAGCTCGCTAAGGACATCCCGGAACTCGGGCCTTACCTCACAGACGTTGCCGCGGAAGTCAACGACGCCCTGGATGAGGGCAAGCTCGTTCTCGTTGAGGGGACCCAGGGCTTCGGGCTGAGCCTTTACTACGGCACCTACCCCTACGTGACATCAAAGGACACAACGGCCTCAGCGGTCGCGAGCGACGTGGGAATCGGGCCGACGAGGGTGGACGATGTCATCGTCGTCTTCAAGAGCTTCCCGACGAGGGTAGGGGCGGGTCCATTCCCGACGGAGATGAGCCAGGAAGAGGCGGATAGGCTCGGCCTGGTCGAGTATGGAACCGTTACAGGGAGGAGGCGCCGCGTGGGCTGGTTCGACTTCGAGTTTGCCCGCTATTCCGCCAGAATCAACGGCGCTACTATGCTCGCTTTGACAATGCTCGACAAGTACGATAGGGATGCCTTTGGCGTCACTGACTACGATAAGCTCCCGGAGAAAGCAAGGGAGTTCGTGGAGGAGATAGAGGAGCGCGTTGGCGTTCCAGTTGCGCTGATAAAGACCGGGCCGGAGCTGGAGCACGTAATAGACAGGAGGGAAAACATCTAAACTCCGGAGTGCTCCAGCAGCCACCCAACTATTTCCCTGTGTAAGGCCTCCCCCCACTCGGGGTCTTCGAATATCTCGTGGTAAGCCCCCGGGAACTCCTTCAGCCCTTTGTCTTTTACCTTAAGCTTCCCGAAGAGTTCCCTCGAGCCTTCCGGAGGGGTTATCACATCGCCCGTCCCAACGAGGAGAAGAACCGGGACTTTTATCCTCTCTGCCTCTTTCTGGGCCTTCCCCATGTTCTCGAAGATGCTCCTCCCGAGCTTCGTTGAGATCCTGTCGTGGACAAGCGGGTCTTCCACGTAGGCCTTAACGGCCTCCGGATTCCTTGACAGGAGTTCCGGCTTTATGCCGTTGGAGAGAGTTAAGCCCGGAGCGACTCTGCCGAGAAACTTCGCCAGGCCCACAAGGAAGCCCGGCGTTTCGGGGCTTTTTGCCAGAGCCGGTGAAGAAGCTATCACTCCCCTTATTTTTTCTGGCCTCGTCTCGGCATATCTTATAACCGTCAAACCACCGAGGCTGTGGCCGAAGAGGAAGGGCTTTTCACCCAATTCTTCAATTATGGAATCAATTATTTCCATAGCCTCTTCAACGCTCGTGTGCCCCCTTTTGCCAGGGCTTTTACCATGCCCCGGCCAGTCAAAGGTGTAAACTGCAAAGCCGGCTTCGTTCAGCATCCCTATCAGCTTTCCATACCTTCCGCTGTGCTCGCCAAGGCCATGGACGAGCACGACCCAACCCTTCTCGGGTGTTCCGAACCTGGCTTTGTAAACCTCCATCATCAACCCTCCAGTGGGGGTCGTTTAAGGGAAAGCCTTCATCCATTTCTCCAAGCTTGAAGTCCCCAGTCCGGCTTCTTTCTCCTTGTTTGGTACCCTCCGAGTTTTTTCAGGAGTTCCTCGGTGTCAGGTATCATCTGATAACCGTTCGTTCTTCCGTCTCCACTATGACTCGGAGAACGGGCTCTCCTTTATTTCCCCGTTTACAAACTCCACAATCTTCCTGATGTCCTCTTCAATGGTCTCGGGCTCCGGCTTCATCTGGACGTAGAAGACGTTCGTCTTTGGGGTCAATGCTACGTGCTTGATGTTAGCCGGCTTGGCCATGCTCTCGACGAGTGATTTGAGCTTTTCTACGTCACGTCTCTTCTCAAAAAGCGCCTCGTACTTCTTTCCGGCTATTTCCACTTCTTCCCTCTGGAGGAGATGTTCGTTCTCTATGTCAGGCTTGAGCCTGTAGTAGCCCTTCTGAATTAGATGGGCCTCCCTCTTTATCTGGGGAAAGGGCCTTACGACGATGTAGAGCTTGTCGTGCCTGCTGGTGAGCAGTGCTATCGGGAAGTAAAGGAGACTGTGCCGCGGGAGGAGCGTGAGGGTATATTCAAGCTTTCGCAGGTTATCACGGTTTACCCTGTACTCCGCTCTGAATCCAATGTAACCGCCGAGCCAGGTGTATGTCTCGTCCTCCGGCTTTATCACGTCCTTTACTGACCTTATGTAGTGCTGCATCAGTAGGAGGTTAAGCTTCCTGCCCCTGAAGTACTGAAGCGTCGTGATTCCGGCCAGGAAGATTATAATTACCATCAGCAGTTGATTGTCCATCTCACTCATCCCCCGGGTAGTACCTCTGAAAGCTCCTCGCGTCAAGTATTTCAACCTTTCCCAAATCCAAGAGAACTGCGACCACGTCCCTCACTATTTTGGCCCGAACGGGCCAGGTGAGTGCATTCATAAAAGGCCCCTGGGCCCCCCTGGAAAGGTCGAGGTAGAGCTTTACTTCCCCCTCTTCCTCGACGATAGAGACAACCATGCCAAGATCCACTATGCTCTCCT from Thermococcus zilligii AN1 includes:
- a CDS encoding alpha/beta hydrolase, with translation MEVYKARFGTPEKGWVVLVHGLGEHSGRYGKLIGMLNEAGFAVYTFDWPGHGKSPGKRGHTSVEEAMEIIDSIIEELGEKPFLFGHSLGGLTVIRYAETRPEKIRGVIASSPALAKSPETPGFLVGLAKFLGRVAPGLTLSNGIKPELLSRNPEAVKAYVEDPLVHDRISTKLGRSIFENMGKAQKEAERIKVPVLLLVGTGDVITPPEGSRELFGKLKVKDKGLKEFPGAYHEIFEDPEWGEALHREIVGWLLEHSGV
- a CDS encoding adenylosuccinate synthetase encodes the protein MPSYIVVGGQWGDEGKGSIIAYLALRDEPDIIARGGVGTNAGHSVFINGKKYAVRQLPTGFMQTKARLLVGAGVLVDPGVFFHELEALRDFKVAERAGVDARCAIIEEKHKELDRTSDYLHDKIGTTGSGCGPANADRVMRRAKLAKDIPELGPYLTDVAAEVNDALDEGKLVLVEGTQGFGLSLYYGTYPYVTSKDTTASAVASDVGIGPTRVDDVIVVFKSFPTRVGAGPFPTEMSQEEADRLGLVEYGTVTGRRRRVGWFDFEFARYSARINGATMLALTMLDKYDRDAFGVTDYDKLPEKAREFVEEIEERVGVPVALIKTGPELEHVIDRRENI
- a CDS encoding iron-sulfur cluster assembly protein, with the translated sequence MGIEEEVIKRLKNIKDPITEESIVDLGMVVSIVEEEGEVKLYLDLSRGAQGPFMNALTWPVRAKIVRDVVAVLLDLGKVEILDARSFQRYYPGDE